The following are encoded together in the Pseudoxanthomonas sp. YR558 genome:
- a CDS encoding 2-dehydro-3-deoxygalactonokinase: MIAVDWGTSSLRLYRMADDGQVRERRRSDQGVLACAGRFGDVLAQEIAGWDDTDILLCGMVGGRGGWHEMPYLSCPAGNQALALGMQRFHPPGFDGRALWLVPGLRDSDSDSVPDVMRGEETQLAALLDALPGGTHVVCLPGTHSKWVTVRDGQVHRIATAMTGELFALLRQHSILGRLMPAGDVRFDGYAFDAGLKRSADAGGLLHHLFGVRTTGLFQQFAEPALPSYLSGLLIGHELRASGLLSHAPRPAQVHLIGNDRLLASYAHALTTLGVGVQRHPEDLSARGLHALWARRTATAPY, from the coding sequence ATGATCGCCGTCGACTGGGGCACCAGCAGCCTGCGCCTGTACCGGATGGCCGACGACGGCCAGGTCCGCGAGCGCCGCCGCAGCGACCAGGGCGTGCTGGCGTGCGCAGGTCGTTTCGGCGACGTACTCGCGCAGGAAATCGCCGGCTGGGACGACACCGACATCCTGCTGTGCGGCATGGTGGGCGGACGTGGCGGCTGGCATGAGATGCCGTACCTGTCCTGCCCGGCCGGCAACCAAGCGCTGGCGCTCGGCATGCAACGCTTCCATCCGCCGGGCTTCGATGGCCGCGCGCTGTGGCTGGTTCCGGGCCTGCGCGACAGCGACTCGGACAGCGTGCCCGACGTGATGCGCGGCGAAGAAACGCAGCTCGCCGCATTGCTCGATGCCTTGCCGGGCGGAACGCACGTCGTCTGCCTGCCCGGCACCCACAGCAAGTGGGTCACGGTGCGCGACGGCCAGGTGCACCGCATCGCCACCGCGATGACCGGCGAACTCTTCGCGCTGCTGCGCCAGCACAGCATCCTCGGCCGGTTGATGCCGGCCGGCGATGTGCGCTTCGATGGTTACGCGTTCGACGCCGGGCTGAAGCGCAGCGCCGACGCCGGCGGCTTGCTGCACCACTTGTTCGGCGTGCGCACGACGGGCCTGTTCCAGCAATTCGCCGAACCAGCGCTGCCTTCGTATCTCTCCGGCCTGCTGATCGGCCACGAGTTGCGCGCCTCGGGCTTGCTCTCGCATGCGCCACGCCCGGCGCAGGTGCACCTGATCGGCAACGACCGCCTGCTGGCCTCCTACGCGCACGCACTGACGACGCTGGGCGTCGGCGTGCAGCGCCATCCCGAAGACCTGTCCGCGCGCGGCCTGCATGCGCTGTGGGCACGGCGGACCGCGACCGCCCCCTACTAG
- a CDS encoding glycoside hydrolase family 43 protein, with protein sequence MLKHCAWILAASLLIGPAWAGDAVFSEVRYHGDDGGPSVGADEYRNPVVAGFYPDPSAIRVGDDFYLVNSTFGYFPGLPVFHSTDLVSWTQVGNAIHRPGQINYGEKEELTRGLFAATLAHHDGTFYIANTCFYCDRGNFVVTAKNPAGPWSDPIWLGVSGIDPSLFFDEDGSAWVVHNDVPDGKLRYDGHRAIWLQRFDFGTRERVGKRILLVDGGADPATNPEHVEGPHVFKHDGWYYLTAAEGGTGEQHAQMVWRSRALTGPYQPSPSNPALTQRDLDPKRADPVTSTGHAQFVKLKDGTWWAVFLATRPYRGNQYNLGRETFLLPVTWKDGWPVVLPRGERVPMVAKRPDLPRNAQPLPTSGPMTWTERFDAPALPLSWMTLHPPQSRWYTTGVRGLTITPGTMPLGAFGTVPGQPSYIAHRVQHHVATLDTTLASFEPAVGELAGLVLLQNEYGHYVLGVERDARGLAVSLYRRSGREGGKEGDRLARIPLDEGHGPVSLRFRVDGPRLDASYSLTAGDWKSVATGLDASLLSVETAGGFIGNTFGLYAVRR encoded by the coding sequence ATGCTGAAGCACTGCGCATGGATCCTGGCGGCATCGTTGCTGATCGGTCCCGCATGGGCGGGCGATGCGGTCTTCAGCGAAGTGCGCTACCACGGCGACGATGGCGGTCCATCGGTGGGTGCGGACGAGTACCGCAATCCGGTCGTCGCGGGCTTCTACCCCGACCCGTCCGCGATCCGCGTCGGCGACGATTTCTATCTGGTGAACTCCACGTTCGGCTACTTCCCGGGCCTGCCGGTCTTCCACAGCACCGACCTGGTGTCATGGACGCAGGTCGGCAACGCGATCCATCGCCCCGGGCAGATCAACTACGGCGAGAAGGAAGAACTGACCCGCGGCCTGTTCGCCGCCACCCTCGCCCACCACGACGGCACCTTCTACATCGCCAACACCTGCTTCTACTGCGACCGCGGCAACTTCGTGGTGACGGCCAAGAATCCCGCGGGCCCGTGGTCGGACCCGATTTGGCTCGGTGTCAGCGGCATCGATCCTTCGCTGTTCTTCGACGAAGACGGCAGCGCGTGGGTGGTCCACAACGATGTTCCCGATGGGAAGCTCCGTTACGACGGCCATCGCGCCATCTGGCTGCAGCGCTTCGACTTCGGCACGCGCGAACGTGTCGGCAAGCGCATCCTGCTGGTAGACGGCGGCGCCGATCCGGCGACGAATCCCGAACACGTCGAAGGCCCCCACGTCTTCAAGCACGACGGCTGGTACTACCTGACGGCGGCCGAGGGCGGCACCGGCGAGCAGCACGCGCAGATGGTATGGCGCAGCCGCGCGCTCACCGGTCCGTATCAACCCTCGCCATCGAATCCCGCGTTGACCCAGCGCGACCTCGACCCGAAACGCGCCGATCCGGTGACGTCCACCGGCCACGCGCAGTTCGTGAAGCTCAAGGACGGCACGTGGTGGGCGGTGTTCCTCGCCACCCGTCCGTACCGCGGCAACCAGTACAACCTCGGCCGCGAAACCTTCCTGCTGCCGGTGACGTGGAAGGACGGCTGGCCGGTGGTCCTGCCCCGCGGCGAACGCGTGCCGATGGTCGCGAAGCGCCCGGACTTGCCACGCAATGCGCAACCGTTGCCCACCAGCGGGCCGATGACGTGGACCGAGCGCTTCGACGCGCCCGCGCTGCCACTGTCGTGGATGACCCTGCATCCGCCACAGAGCCGCTGGTACACCACCGGCGTGCGTGGCCTGACGATCACGCCGGGCACGATGCCGCTGGGCGCCTTCGGCACGGTGCCGGGCCAGCCGTCGTACATCGCCCACCGCGTGCAGCATCACGTGGCCACGCTGGACACCACGCTCGCCTCGTTCGAGCCCGCTGTCGGTGAACTGGCAGGACTCGTGCTGCTGCAGAACGAGTACGGCCACTACGTGCTCGGCGTCGAACGCGATGCGCGCGGACTGGCGGTGTCGCTGTACCGGCGCAGCGGCCGCGAGGGCGGGAAGGAAGGCGATCGTCTGGCGCGCATTCCGCTGGACGAAGGACACGGCCCCGTGTCGCTGCGCTTCCGGGTCGACGGCCCGCGCCTGGACGCGTCGTACTCGCTGACCGCTGGCGACTGGAAGAGCGTCGCCACCGGCCTGGACGCCAGCCTGCTGAGCGTGGAGACGGCGGGTGGCTTCATCGGCAATACGTTCGGCCTCTACGCCGTGCGTCGCTGA
- a CDS encoding FAD-dependent oxidoreductase: protein MRDPRYDILFEPVRIGPVTTKNRFFQVPHCNGMGHAMPLAHAAMREVKAEGGWGVISTEECEIHPSSDLTPYVEARLWDDRDIPALALMCEKVHAHGALAALELSHNGPTASNLYSREVLLAPSHQPSKYGYPSQARAMDLRDIAEYRRWHREAAVRGMKAGMDIIYVYAAHDLSLPMHFLQRRRNQRSDAYGGSLENRIRLLREVLQDTREAVGHRCAVALRFATEELLGPGGVELAEAQDIVGMLAELPDLWDVNVAAWYNDSVPSRFAREGAQEPFVDFVRKATTKPVVGVGRFTSPDTMVSQIRRGVIDLIGAARPSIADPYLPRKIEEGRVDDIRECIGCNICVSGDMTISPIRCTQNPSMGEEWRKGWHPERIAPKASDARVLVVGGGPAGLEAARALGQRGYEVHLADARRELGGRVTREARLPGLAEWARVRDWRLGQIGKLANVSTYLDSALTDQDVLDFGADHVVIATGCHWRRDGFGRSHGLGIADFADNAHVFTPDDLMDGRWPEGRVVVYDDDYFYTASVVAEALRLRGCEVTYLTPDDTIASWSANTLDYRHIQWRMAELGVVQRVSHLVTGYTGTTLALEHAWSGAASSLDCDAVVVVTARLPDDALYQALKARETEWADAGIRSVACIGDALAPGLIAHAVYAGHRYAQELDAPRDGEVPFKRHFHHDMPMA from the coding sequence ATGCGTGATCCGCGCTACGACATCCTCTTCGAGCCGGTGCGCATCGGCCCGGTGACGACCAAGAACCGTTTCTTCCAGGTGCCGCACTGCAACGGCATGGGCCATGCGATGCCGCTTGCGCACGCGGCCATGCGCGAAGTGAAGGCCGAAGGTGGGTGGGGCGTGATCTCGACGGAAGAGTGCGAGATCCATCCCAGCAGCGATCTCACGCCTTACGTCGAAGCCCGCCTGTGGGACGACCGCGACATCCCCGCGCTCGCGCTGATGTGCGAGAAGGTGCATGCGCACGGCGCGCTGGCCGCGCTGGAGCTGTCGCACAACGGACCGACCGCCTCCAACCTGTACTCGCGCGAAGTGCTGCTGGCGCCGTCGCACCAGCCCTCCAAGTACGGCTATCCCTCGCAGGCCCGCGCGATGGACCTGCGCGACATCGCCGAGTACCGTCGCTGGCACCGCGAGGCGGCGGTGCGCGGCATGAAGGCGGGCATGGACATCATCTACGTCTATGCTGCGCACGACCTGTCGCTGCCGATGCATTTCCTGCAGCGTCGCCGCAACCAGCGTAGCGACGCCTATGGCGGCTCGCTGGAGAACCGCATCCGCCTGCTGCGCGAAGTGCTGCAGGACACGCGTGAGGCGGTCGGCCATCGCTGCGCCGTCGCGTTGCGTTTCGCTACCGAGGAACTGTTGGGGCCGGGCGGTGTGGAACTGGCCGAGGCGCAGGACATCGTCGGGATGCTGGCCGAGCTTCCCGACCTATGGGACGTCAACGTGGCCGCCTGGTACAACGATTCGGTGCCCTCGCGCTTCGCCCGCGAAGGCGCGCAGGAGCCCTTCGTCGATTTCGTCCGCAAGGCGACGACCAAGCCGGTGGTCGGCGTGGGCCGTTTCACCTCGCCCGACACGATGGTCTCGCAGATCCGCCGCGGCGTGATCGACCTGATCGGCGCCGCGCGGCCCTCGATCGCCGACCCGTACCTGCCGCGCAAGATCGAAGAAGGCCGCGTTGACGACATCCGCGAATGCATCGGATGCAACATCTGCGTGTCCGGCGACATGACGATCTCGCCGATCCGCTGCACGCAGAACCCCAGCATGGGCGAGGAATGGCGCAAGGGCTGGCATCCGGAGCGGATCGCGCCGAAGGCGAGCGATGCGCGCGTGCTGGTGGTCGGCGGCGGGCCGGCCGGCCTGGAAGCTGCACGCGCGCTGGGTCAGCGCGGCTACGAGGTGCACCTGGCCGACGCGCGACGCGAACTGGGCGGGCGGGTCACGCGTGAGGCGCGCCTGCCGGGTCTGGCCGAATGGGCGCGGGTGCGCGACTGGCGGCTCGGGCAGATCGGCAAGCTGGCGAACGTCAGCACTTACCTCGACTCCGCGCTGACGGACCAGGATGTGCTCGACTTCGGTGCGGACCACGTCGTCATCGCCACGGGATGCCACTGGCGGCGGGACGGATTCGGGCGCAGCCATGGGCTGGGCATCGCCGACTTCGCCGACAACGCGCATGTGTTCACGCCGGACGACCTGATGGACGGGCGCTGGCCCGAAGGCCGCGTGGTGGTCTACGACGACGACTACTTCTACACCGCTAGCGTCGTCGCCGAGGCGCTGCGCCTGCGCGGTTGCGAGGTCACGTACCTCACCCCGGACGACACCATCGCCTCATGGAGCGCGAACACGCTGGACTACCGCCATATCCAGTGGCGCATGGCCGAACTGGGCGTCGTGCAGCGCGTATCGCACCTGGTCACCGGCTATACGGGAACCACGCTTGCGCTGGAGCACGCATGGAGCGGCGCGGCTTCTTCGCTCGACTGCGACGCGGTCGTGGTGGTGACGGCCCGTCTGCCCGACGATGCGCTCTACCAGGCATTGAAGGCGCGCGAGACTGAGTGGGCGGATGCAGGCATCCGCAGCGTGGCCTGCATCGGCGATGCGCTGGCGCCGGGGCTGATCGCGCACGCGGTGTACGCCGGCCATCGATATGCGCAGGAACTGGACGCGCCGCGCGACGGCGAGGTGCCGTTCAAGCGGCACTTCCATCACGACATGCCGATGGCGTGA
- a CDS encoding amino acid permease, which yields MQPHDRRKIGFWTCTALVVGNTIGMGIFVLPASLAPFGYNALLGWGITVLGCLALARVFARLARLLPDADGPYGYVRHTLGDLPAYAVLWSYWVSNWITLAALATGVAGYAAAIFPPLARVQPAVVCLGVLWLFVGINLLGVRSGGRVQVVTTVMKLMPMLAVAALGAWTLIESPASFGAHPPAKPISLGDAMAASTLALFAMLGIESATIPAAKVEDPGRTIPRATMTGTGITAAIYLVVSAVPLLLLPHAELAQSSAPFALVMERFAGEGTGRWIALFVVVSGLGALNGWTLLSGEMMRTMADNGTMPKVFARTNRFGAPIGALVLTALLASAMVLMNYSESAVAGFTFLSTVVTAANLPLYLGCSLALGVLWWRGQRDAGRDLLVAAVIGTAYTVFAFIGMGAQPFWLALALMVAGLPLYFFLRRRPGNAVPHA from the coding sequence ATGCAACCACACGACCGCAGGAAGATCGGCTTCTGGACGTGCACCGCGCTGGTGGTGGGCAACACCATCGGCATGGGCATCTTCGTGCTACCCGCCTCGCTGGCGCCATTCGGCTACAACGCGCTGCTGGGCTGGGGCATCACGGTGCTGGGTTGCCTGGCGCTGGCGCGCGTGTTCGCGCGGCTGGCACGCCTGCTGCCGGACGCGGACGGCCCTTATGGGTATGTGCGGCACACGCTGGGCGACTTGCCGGCGTATGCGGTGCTGTGGTCGTACTGGGTATCGAACTGGATCACCCTCGCCGCCCTGGCCACCGGCGTGGCCGGGTACGCAGCCGCCATCTTCCCGCCGTTGGCGCGCGTGCAGCCGGCCGTGGTGTGCCTGGGCGTGCTGTGGCTGTTCGTGGGCATCAACCTGCTGGGCGTGCGCAGTGGCGGGCGCGTACAGGTGGTGACCACGGTGATGAAGCTGATGCCGATGCTGGCCGTGGCGGCGCTTGGCGCGTGGACGTTGATCGAATCGCCGGCATCGTTCGGTGCGCATCCGCCGGCGAAGCCGATCAGCCTCGGTGATGCGATGGCGGCATCGACGCTGGCGTTGTTCGCGATGCTGGGCATCGAATCGGCGACGATTCCCGCCGCGAAGGTCGAGGACCCCGGGCGCACCATCCCGCGCGCGACGATGACCGGCACCGGCATCACCGCAGCGATCTATCTCGTGGTGTCCGCCGTGCCGTTGCTGCTGCTGCCGCATGCCGAACTCGCGCAATCCAGCGCACCGTTCGCGCTGGTGATGGAGCGTTTCGCCGGCGAGGGAACCGGGCGGTGGATCGCGTTGTTCGTCGTCGTCAGTGGCCTGGGTGCCTTGAACGGCTGGACGCTGTTGAGTGGCGAGATGATGCGCACGATGGCCGACAACGGCACGATGCCGAAGGTATTCGCGCGGACCAATCGCTTCGGCGCGCCCATCGGCGCCCTGGTGCTGACGGCCCTGCTCGCCAGCGCGATGGTGCTGATGAACTACAGCGAATCCGCGGTGGCGGGCTTCACCTTCCTCAGTACCGTGGTGACGGCAGCCAATCTGCCGCTTTACCTGGGGTGCTCGCTTGCATTGGGCGTGCTCTGGTGGCGCGGCCAGCGCGATGCGGGACGCGACCTGCTGGTCGCTGCCGTCATCGGCACGGCGTACACGGTGTTCGCCTTCATCGGCATGGGCGCACAGCCCTTCTGGCTGGCGCTGGCGTTGATGGTCGCCGGACTGCCGCTGTACTTCTTCCTGCGCCGTCGCCCGGGCAACGCGGTGCCGCATGCGTGA
- the dgoD gene encoding galactonate dehydratase, with amino-acid sequence MKIVRVSTFHAAPRWLFLKVETDEGVTGWGEPVIEGRASTVEAAVHELADYLVGQDPARINDLWQVLYRGGFYRGGAILMSAIAGIDQALWDIKGKALGVPVYQLLGGRVRDRMKTYRWVGGDRPADIVTQMQRYQAQGFDTFKFNGTEELKLIDSPRAIDAAVAKVAAIREAMGDRVDFGIDFHGRVSAPMARVLLRELAPFKPLFVEEPVLPEQWEYYRPLSDATSIPLAAGERMYSRAEFKPVLAAGGLAILQPDLSHAGGITECVKIAAIAEAHDVALAPHCPLGPVALAACLQVDFVSHNAMLQEQSIGIHYNTGADLLDYVLNKEDFRCDDTGSIAALPKPGLGVEIDEDRLVEAHRQPPRWRNPLWRHADGSVAEW; translated from the coding sequence ATGAAGATCGTCCGCGTCAGTACCTTCCACGCCGCACCGCGCTGGCTCTTCCTCAAGGTGGAGACCGACGAGGGCGTGACCGGCTGGGGCGAGCCGGTCATCGAAGGGCGCGCCAGCACCGTGGAAGCGGCCGTGCACGAACTGGCGGACTATCTCGTCGGCCAGGACCCTGCGCGCATCAATGATCTTTGGCAGGTGCTGTATCGCGGCGGCTTCTACCGCGGCGGCGCCATCCTGATGAGCGCGATCGCCGGCATCGATCAGGCGCTGTGGGACATCAAGGGCAAGGCGCTCGGCGTGCCCGTCTACCAACTGCTCGGCGGACGCGTGCGCGACCGCATGAAGACCTACCGCTGGGTCGGCGGCGACCGTCCTGCCGACATCGTCACGCAGATGCAGCGCTACCAGGCGCAGGGCTTCGACACGTTCAAGTTCAACGGCACCGAGGAACTGAAGCTGATCGACAGCCCGCGCGCGATCGATGCCGCTGTCGCCAAGGTCGCTGCGATCCGCGAAGCGATGGGCGACCGCGTCGATTTCGGCATCGACTTCCACGGCCGCGTCAGCGCGCCGATGGCACGCGTGCTGCTGCGCGAACTGGCGCCGTTCAAGCCGCTGTTCGTCGAAGAACCGGTGTTGCCCGAACAGTGGGAGTACTACCGCCCATTGTCCGATGCGACCTCGATCCCGCTCGCCGCCGGCGAACGCATGTACTCGCGCGCCGAGTTCAAGCCGGTGCTCGCGGCAGGCGGCCTGGCGATCCTGCAGCCCGACCTGTCGCACGCCGGCGGCATCACCGAGTGCGTGAAGATCGCGGCGATAGCCGAGGCGCACGACGTGGCGCTGGCGCCGCATTGCCCGCTGGGCCCCGTTGCGCTGGCCGCGTGCCTGCAGGTGGATTTCGTGTCGCACAACGCGATGCTGCAGGAGCAGAGCATCGGCATCCACTACAACACCGGCGCGGACCTGCTGGACTACGTGCTCAACAAAGAGGATTTCCGCTGCGACGACACCGGCAGCATCGCCGCACTGCCCAAGCCCGGCCTGGGCGTGGAGATCGACGAGGACCGTTTGGTGGAAGCGCACCGGCAGCCGCCGCGCTGGCGCAACCCGTTGTGGCGGCATGCCGATGGCAGCGTGGCCGAGTGGTGA
- a CDS encoding 2-dehydro-3-deoxy-6-phosphogalactonate aldolase, giving the protein MDAPALPFALPLIAILRGITPADVPAHVGALVEEGYDAIEIPTNSLDWARSVRIAAEAFGDRAWIGAGTVLTTADADALRAAGGRWMVTPNTRPPVIRHAVERGLQVAAGVATASEAFDALDAGAQMLKLFPASVYGPAMVRALRSVLPPVPLFAVGGVTPDTLSGYLSAGCQGAGIGGELYKPGQPVERTREHARRFRQAYLDHAA; this is encoded by the coding sequence ATGGACGCGCCCGCCCTCCCCTTCGCCCTGCCGCTGATCGCGATCCTGCGCGGCATTACGCCGGCCGACGTGCCCGCGCACGTGGGCGCGCTGGTGGAGGAAGGCTACGACGCGATCGAGATCCCGACCAATTCGCTGGACTGGGCGCGCAGCGTGCGCATTGCCGCGGAGGCGTTCGGCGATCGCGCATGGATCGGAGCGGGCACCGTGCTGACGACGGCGGATGCGGATGCATTGCGCGCTGCCGGTGGACGCTGGATGGTCACGCCCAACACGCGCCCGCCGGTGATCCGTCACGCGGTCGAGCGCGGCCTGCAGGTCGCCGCCGGTGTCGCCACGGCGAGCGAAGCCTTCGACGCGCTCGATGCCGGCGCGCAGATGCTCAAGCTGTTCCCCGCATCCGTCTACGGACCGGCGATGGTGCGCGCCCTGCGCAGCGTGCTGCCGCCGGTTCCCCTATTCGCCGTCGGTGGCGTCACGCCCGACACCCTCTCCGGCTACCTCTCAGCCGGCTGTCAGGGCGCCGGCATCGGCGGCGAACTTTACAAGCCCGGCCAGCCGGTCGAGCGCACGCGCGAGCACGCGCGGCGCTTCCGTCAGGCCTACCTGGACCACGCCGCATGA
- a CDS encoding family 43 glycosylhydrolase has protein sequence MPGTSRRALFKAGLAGLATWPLSSRVAAATPCAPASPAHATGVEGQRKADLGDGTYLNPIVAGDRPDPTILKDGGDYYMTFSSFDAYPGLVIWHSTDLVTWTPLGPALRTHVGTVWAVDLCKHGDRYFIYLPALAKDEAWKIHAIWADDIRGPWSEPVDLHIDGCIDPGHAVGEDGRRYLFVNGIRKVRLSDDGLATDGTLETAYQPWRYPEHWITENFAPEGPKLTRRGDWFYLVTAVGGTAGPVTGHMVIAARSRSIDGPWEHCPHNPLVRTLGEAEPWWSRGHATLVDGPAGDSWMVYHGYENGYRTLGRQTLLEPIEWTDDGWFRARGGDLSAPLPVPRGGKAGIAGVALSDDFSSDRLGTQWAFHAPRPDEMRRVRYGTKSLRLTGAGRSPADGSPLACIVGDRAYQAEVTLTLVDGGEGGLLLFYNPKAFVGLGFAADGLRVFQYAEEQTWARQAMPTRRVRIRLTYDHHVVTWHHSHDDGRTWTRLDTRMEVSGLHHNVFGGFLSLRVALYSAGPGAVEFSDFRYRALA, from the coding sequence ATGCCAGGCACCTCGCGTCGCGCATTGTTCAAGGCCGGACTCGCCGGCCTGGCCACCTGGCCGCTGTCGTCGCGCGTGGCGGCAGCCACGCCGTGCGCACCGGCGTCGCCGGCGCACGCCACCGGCGTCGAAGGCCAGCGCAAGGCCGACCTCGGCGACGGCACCTATCTCAATCCCATCGTCGCCGGCGATCGTCCCGATCCCACGATCCTCAAGGACGGCGGCGACTACTACATGACGTTCTCGTCGTTCGACGCCTATCCCGGCCTGGTGATCTGGCACTCGACCGACCTCGTCACCTGGACGCCGCTCGGCCCTGCGCTGCGCACGCACGTGGGTACGGTGTGGGCCGTCGATCTCTGCAAGCATGGCGACCGCTACTTCATCTACCTGCCGGCGCTGGCGAAGGACGAGGCGTGGAAGATCCACGCGATCTGGGCCGACGACATCCGCGGACCGTGGAGCGAACCGGTGGACCTGCACATCGATGGCTGCATCGATCCGGGCCACGCGGTCGGCGAAGACGGACGGCGTTACCTGTTCGTCAACGGCATCCGCAAGGTGCGCCTCTCCGACGACGGCTTGGCGACCGACGGCACGCTCGAAACCGCCTACCAGCCTTGGCGCTATCCGGAACACTGGATTACCGAGAACTTCGCGCCCGAAGGCCCCAAGCTGACGCGGCGTGGCGACTGGTTCTACCTGGTCACCGCCGTCGGCGGTACGGCCGGCCCGGTCACCGGCCACATGGTGATCGCCGCGCGTTCGCGTTCGATCGACGGGCCGTGGGAACACTGCCCGCACAATCCGCTGGTGCGCACGCTGGGCGAAGCCGAGCCCTGGTGGTCGCGCGGCCACGCGACGCTGGTCGATGGACCGGCCGGCGACAGCTGGATGGTCTACCACGGCTACGAGAACGGCTATCGCACGCTCGGCCGGCAGACGCTGCTGGAGCCGATCGAATGGACGGACGATGGTTGGTTCCGTGCGCGCGGTGGCGATCTGTCGGCCCCGTTGCCGGTGCCGCGCGGCGGCAAGGCGGGGATCGCCGGCGTCGCGCTGTCGGACGATTTCTCGAGCGATCGCCTCGGCACGCAGTGGGCCTTCCACGCGCCGCGACCGGACGAGATGCGACGCGTACGGTACGGCACGAAATCCCTCCGCCTCACTGGCGCAGGCCGGTCGCCTGCGGATGGCAGCCCCCTCGCCTGCATCGTCGGCGACCGTGCCTACCAGGCCGAGGTCACGCTGACCCTGGTCGATGGCGGCGAAGGCGGTTTGCTGCTGTTCTACAACCCGAAGGCCTTCGTCGGCCTGGGCTTCGCGGCGGACGGGCTGCGCGTGTTCCAGTACGCGGAGGAACAGACGTGGGCGCGGCAAGCGATGCCGACCCGGCGCGTGCGCATCCGACTGACCTACGACCACCACGTGGTGACCTGGCACCACTCTCACGACGATGGCCGCACCTGGACGCGGTTGGACACGCGGATGGAAGTGTCCGGCCTGCACCACAACGTGTTCGGCGGCTTCCTCAGCCTGCGCGTCGCGTTGTACAGCGCCGGCCCGGGCGCGGTGGAGTTCAGCGACTTCCGCTACCGCGCGCTCGCCTGA
- a CDS encoding SMP-30/gluconolactonase/LRE family protein, with product MAAWPSGDAVTTALATLAVDSRCALGEGILWCDRRRVLYWTDILAAELWRHDPDSGHTHTWSLPSPLGCLALGEDGRLLLGLAKGLHASDVEAQLSARDLALEPLTDVEAGDPMTRINDGRADREGGFVFGTKSEHADLRPVGRFYQYTATHGLRELALPHAAIPNSICFDATGTRMYFCDSVTPRILHCRYDAATAAVSDIAVFVDLDLPGAEPDGSIIDAEGALWNAQWGAGRVVRYLPDGRIDRIVRVPAPQPSCSVLREDTLYVTSARVGLDAAALAASPLSGGVFAHRTGRVLARGVDRVRLP from the coding sequence ATGGCAGCGTGGCCGAGTGGTGATGCGGTGACGACGGCGCTGGCGACCCTGGCCGTCGACAGCCGCTGCGCGCTGGGCGAAGGCATCCTGTGGTGCGACCGCCGTCGCGTGCTGTACTGGACCGACATCCTCGCCGCCGAATTGTGGCGGCACGACCCCGACAGCGGCCACACGCATACGTGGTCGCTCCCCTCGCCGCTCGGTTGCCTCGCACTCGGCGAGGATGGGCGCCTGCTGCTGGGCCTGGCGAAGGGGCTCCATGCGAGCGATGTGGAAGCGCAATTGTCCGCGCGCGACCTCGCCCTGGAGCCGCTGACCGATGTCGAGGCCGGCGACCCGATGACCCGCATCAACGACGGCCGCGCGGATCGTGAAGGCGGCTTCGTGTTCGGCACCAAGAGCGAACACGCCGATCTGCGTCCGGTGGGCCGCTTCTACCAGTACACCGCGACGCACGGCCTGCGTGAACTGGCCTTGCCGCACGCCGCCATCCCGAATTCGATCTGCTTCGACGCCACCGGCACGCGGATGTACTTCTGCGATTCGGTGACGCCGCGGATCCTGCATTGCCGTTACGACGCGGCGACCGCGGCCGTGTCCGACATCGCGGTGTTCGTCGACCTCGACCTGCCCGGCGCCGAACCCGACGGTTCCATCATCGACGCCGAAGGCGCGCTGTGGAACGCGCAGTGGGGCGCTGGGCGCGTGGTGCGCTACCTCCCGGATGGCCGCATCGACCGGATCGTACGCGTCCCGGCGCCACAGCCTTCGTGCAGCGTGTTGCGCGAGGACACGCTGTACGTGACCAGCGCACGCGTCGGACTCGACGCCGCCGCGCTCGCCGCCTCGCCGTTGTCGGGCGGCGTGTTCGCGCATCGCACCGGGCGCGTGCTGGCGCGCGGCGTGGACCGGGTGCGCCTGCCATGA